Proteins encoded by one window of Dryocola sp. LX212:
- a CDS encoding methyl-accepting chemotaxis protein, with protein MLRNLSIRTGLLTLLAVMTFLLLVVSGIGIFALQQSSSSLEKINRLQGEQMVRLTDGYTALLRARNEAGQAVRQMEIGMLEEAAKSASTVTGEVAQARQDIQSFIDGGVDSEEGNQLIKNLSQTYADYQAKGITPMMAALGKQSPDDYYDLLENGLIPLAQKFDTDLQIFRQWGEQRGNDEVAAVQLQKKIVLTLIIIAALLTAGIIVLVWLALRHLLLKPLNLSIEQLEHVAEGDLTRELPPAGKNEFGRLASAIAAMRNSLTESVGRVRDASLQIDTGSRELTAGNLHLAQRTESTATSLEQTAASMEQITATVKQNADNAEQAHKLAKDVSDTADRGSEMVCYVIEKMRDIASSSDRIADILSVIDGIAFQTNILALNASVEAARAGEQGRGFAVVAGEVRTLASRSAEAAKEIRTLISDSQNHVGEGRDLAQQAGETMDEIAEEVTRMTKLMRQIASASNEQSHGIEQVNIAVSQMDEAAQQNAALVQQSSAATRSLEEQSQQLVAAMASFRC; from the coding sequence ATGCTGAGAAATCTGTCGATACGTACGGGGCTGCTAACGCTGTTGGCGGTCATGACATTTCTGCTGCTGGTCGTCAGCGGCATAGGTATTTTTGCTCTGCAACAAAGCTCCAGCTCACTCGAAAAAATCAACCGCCTGCAGGGCGAGCAGATGGTGCGCCTGACCGACGGCTACACCGCCCTGCTGCGCGCCCGCAACGAAGCCGGGCAGGCCGTGCGCCAGATGGAAATCGGCATGCTGGAGGAGGCGGCGAAATCCGCCAGTACCGTGACCGGCGAAGTGGCCCAGGCGCGGCAGGACATTCAGAGCTTTATCGACGGCGGCGTGGACAGCGAAGAGGGTAATCAGCTGATCAAAAACCTGTCGCAAACCTACGCCGATTATCAGGCGAAGGGCATCACCCCGATGATGGCCGCGCTCGGCAAACAGAGCCCGGATGACTATTATGACCTTCTGGAAAACGGCCTGATCCCGCTGGCGCAGAAGTTTGATACCGACCTGCAGATTTTCCGCCAGTGGGGGGAGCAGCGCGGTAACGACGAGGTTGCCGCCGTTCAGCTGCAAAAGAAAATCGTGCTGACGCTGATTATCATCGCGGCGCTGCTAACCGCCGGGATCATCGTGCTGGTGTGGCTGGCGCTGCGCCACCTGCTGCTTAAGCCGCTGAACCTGTCTATTGAACAGCTGGAACACGTCGCCGAAGGGGATTTGACTCGCGAGCTGCCGCCCGCCGGGAAAAATGAGTTTGGTCGTCTGGCCAGCGCCATTGCCGCCATGCGCAACTCGCTGACGGAGTCCGTTGGACGCGTGCGCGACGCCAGTTTGCAGATTGATACCGGCAGCCGTGAGCTGACGGCAGGCAACCTGCATCTCGCCCAGCGCACCGAGTCTACCGCCACGTCGCTGGAGCAGACCGCCGCCAGCATGGAACAGATCACCGCGACGGTGAAACAGAACGCCGATAACGCCGAACAGGCCCATAAGCTGGCGAAAGATGTCTCCGATACCGCCGACCGGGGCAGCGAAATGGTTTGCTACGTGATTGAAAAAATGCGGGATATCGCCTCAAGCTCCGATCGTATCGCCGACATTCTCAGCGTAATTGACGGGATTGCCTTCCAGACCAACATCCTGGCGCTGAACGCCTCGGTGGAGGCCGCGAGGGCGGGGGAGCAGGGCCGTGGATTTGCGGTTGTCGCAGGCGAAGTTCGCACGCTGGCAAGCCGCAGCGCGGAGGCCGCCAAAGAGATCCGCACGCTGATTTCCGATTCGCAGAACCACGTCGGTGAAGGCCGCGATTTGGCCCAGCAGGCAGGTGAAACGATGGATGAGATTGCCGAAGAGGTGACGCGGATGACGAAGCTGATGCGCCAGATTGCCAGCGCTTCAAACGAACAGAGCCACGGCATCGAGCAGGTGAACATTGCGGTAAGCCAGATGGATGAGGCAGCGCAGCAGAACGCCGCGCTGGTACAGCAGTCGTCCGCCGCAACCCGCTCGCTGGAGGAGCAGTCGCAGCAGCTGGTGGCCGCGATGGCCAGCTTCCGCTGTTAA
- the yjfF gene encoding galactofuranose ABC transporter, permease protein YjfF: MIKRNLPLMITLAVFVLGYLYCLTQFPGFASTRVICNILTDNAFLGIIAVGMTFVILSGGIDLSVGSVIAFTGVFLAKAIGFWGLSPLMAFPLVLLMGCAFGAFMGLLIDALKIPAFIITLAGMFFLRGVSYLVSEESIPINHPIYDTLSSLAWRIPGGGRLSAMGLLMLAVVVIGIFLAHRTRFGNQVYAIGGSATSANLMGISTRSTTVRIYMLSTGLATLAGIVFSVYTSAGYALAGMGVELDAIASVVIGGTLLSGGVGTVLGTLFGVAIQGLIQTYINFDGTLSSWWTKIAIGILLFIFIALQRGLTVLWENRQSSPVKRVSVAVTKP, from the coding sequence ATGATCAAACGTAACTTGCCGCTGATGATAACCCTGGCGGTTTTTGTGCTGGGCTACCTGTACTGCCTGACGCAGTTTCCCGGCTTCGCCTCCACCAGGGTGATTTGCAACATTCTGACCGACAATGCTTTTCTGGGGATTATCGCCGTAGGCATGACTTTTGTGATTCTATCCGGCGGCATCGACCTGTCGGTCGGCTCGGTGATTGCCTTTACCGGCGTGTTTCTCGCTAAAGCGATTGGCTTCTGGGGGCTGTCGCCGCTGATGGCCTTCCCGCTGGTGCTGTTAATGGGCTGTGCCTTTGGGGCGTTTATGGGGCTGCTCATCGACGCGCTGAAAATCCCGGCGTTTATTATCACCCTTGCCGGGATGTTCTTCCTGCGCGGAGTCAGCTATCTGGTCTCCGAAGAGTCGATTCCCATCAACCACCCCATCTACGACACGCTTTCAAGCCTTGCGTGGCGCATTCCCGGCGGTGGGCGCTTAAGCGCAATGGGGCTGCTGATGCTGGCAGTGGTGGTGATAGGTATTTTCCTTGCCCACCGTACCCGCTTCGGGAATCAGGTTTATGCGATTGGCGGCAGCGCGACCTCTGCAAATCTGATGGGCATCTCAACGCGCAGTACTACCGTGCGCATCTACATGCTTTCAACCGGGCTGGCTACGCTCGCGGGTATCGTCTTTTCCGTTTATACCTCCGCTGGCTATGCGCTGGCGGGCATGGGCGTGGAGCTGGACGCCATTGCCTCCGTGGTGATCGGCGGTACGCTGCTGAGCGGCGGGGTAGGCACCGTGCTGGGCACGCTGTTCGGCGTGGCGATTCAGGGGCTGATCCAGACCTATATTAACTTCGACGGCACGCTCAGCTCCTGGTGGACGAAGATCGCCATCGGCATTTTACTGTTTATTTTTATCGCCCTGCAGCGGGGCCTGACGGTACTGTGGGAGAACAGGCAAAGCTCCCCTGTTAAACGCGTTAGCGTTGCGGTAACTAAGCCGTAA
- the ytfT gene encoding galactofuranose ABC transporter, ATP-binding protein YtfT, with amino-acid sequence MMSRSLPQTETTKTRRSFRWPPGIPQIVALVLVLLVDSMVANHFFNIVVQDGRLFGSPIDILNRAAPVALLAIGMTLVIATGGIDLSVGAVMAIAGATAATLTVAGHSLTVVLLASLGVGVLAGLWNGILVAILKIQPFVATLILMVAGRGVAQLITTGQIVTFDSPSLSFLGSGSIFYFPTPVIIAIATLIVFWLFTRKTALGLFIESVGINIRAAKNAGVNTRLVVMLTYMLSGLCAAIAGIIVTADIRGADANNAGLWLELDAILAVVIGGGSLMGGRFNIALSVVGALIIQGMNTGILLSGFQPELNQVVKAVVVMCVLIVQSPRFIALLKGLRRHDQT; translated from the coding sequence GTGATGTCTCGTTCACTGCCGCAAACGGAAACGACAAAAACCAGGCGCAGCTTTCGCTGGCCGCCCGGTATTCCGCAGATTGTCGCGCTGGTGCTGGTACTGCTGGTCGACAGCATGGTCGCCAACCATTTCTTTAATATCGTCGTGCAGGACGGGCGGCTGTTCGGCAGCCCGATAGACATTCTAAACCGCGCGGCGCCCGTGGCGCTGCTGGCGATTGGCATGACGCTGGTTATCGCTACCGGCGGCATTGATTTGTCCGTCGGCGCGGTGATGGCCATTGCCGGGGCGACCGCCGCCACGCTCACCGTTGCGGGACATAGCCTGACCGTTGTGCTGCTGGCCTCGCTGGGCGTTGGGGTACTGGCGGGGTTGTGGAACGGTATTCTGGTCGCGATTCTTAAGATCCAGCCGTTTGTTGCCACGCTAATCCTGATGGTTGCCGGGCGCGGCGTCGCCCAGCTGATCACCACCGGGCAAATCGTCACTTTTGATTCGCCCAGCCTGTCGTTCCTCGGCAGCGGCTCGATCTTTTACTTCCCGACGCCGGTGATTATCGCCATCGCTACGCTTATCGTCTTCTGGCTTTTTACCCGCAAAACGGCGCTGGGGCTGTTCATTGAGTCGGTGGGAATCAACATCCGCGCCGCGAAAAATGCCGGGGTGAATACTCGCCTGGTTGTGATGCTCACCTACATGCTGAGCGGCCTGTGCGCGGCGATTGCCGGGATTATCGTGACGGCGGACATTCGCGGTGCCGATGCCAACAACGCCGGGCTGTGGCTGGAGCTCGACGCCATTCTGGCGGTGGTGATCGGCGGCGGGTCGCTGATGGGCGGGCGCTTTAACATCGCGCTCTCCGTCGTGGGCGCGCTGATTATCCAGGGCATGAACACCGGCATCCTGCTTTCCGGCTTCCAGCCTGAGCTTAACCAGGTCGTGAAAGCCGTGGTGGTGATGTGCGTGCTGATCGTGCAGTCGCCGCGTTTTATTGCTCTGCTCAAAGGACTTCGCCGCCATGATCAAACGTAA
- the ytfR gene encoding galactofuranose ABC transporter, ATP-binding protein YtfR, translated as MNTNNQEILRTEGLSKHFPGVKALDKVDFSLRRGEIMALLGENGAGKSTLIKALTGVYQRDSGNIYLEGELISPRNTAHAQQLGIGTVYQEVNLLPNMSVADNLFIGREPRRFGLLRRKEMEQRATRLMESYGFSLDVAEPLNRYSVAMQQIVAICRAIDLSAKVLILDEPTASLDTKEVEMLFTLMRQLRDQGVSLIFVTHFLDQVYEVTDRITVLRNGAFVGTRDTKDLPQIDLVKMMLGRELETTALQRAGRTLLSEKPVAAFKEFGKKGVINPFDLEVRPGEIVGLAGLLGSGRTETAEVIFGIKPADSGKAWIKGKPQTLRSPHKASSLGIGFCPEDRKTDGIIAAASVRENIILALQAQRGWLRPIPRREQNQIAERFIRQLGIRTPSAEQPVEFLSGGNQQKVLLSRWLLTKPQFLILDEPTRGIDVGAHAEIIRLIETLCADGLALLVISSELEELVGYADRVVIMRDRQQVAEIPLEALSVSAIMNAIAA; from the coding sequence ATGAACACAAACAATCAGGAAATTCTGCGCACGGAAGGGCTAAGCAAACATTTCCCGGGGGTGAAGGCCCTCGACAAAGTCGATTTCAGCCTGCGACGCGGGGAAATCATGGCGCTGCTGGGGGAAAACGGCGCCGGGAAATCGACGCTGATCAAAGCGCTGACCGGGGTATACCAGCGCGACAGCGGAAATATTTACCTTGAAGGCGAGCTCATCTCGCCGAGAAATACCGCCCATGCCCAGCAGCTTGGCATTGGCACCGTCTACCAGGAGGTTAACCTCCTGCCCAATATGTCCGTTGCGGATAACCTGTTTATTGGCCGTGAGCCGCGCCGTTTCGGGCTGCTGCGTCGCAAAGAGATGGAGCAGCGCGCCACCCGGCTTATGGAGTCTTACGGCTTCTCGCTGGACGTCGCCGAGCCGCTCAACCGCTACTCCGTGGCGATGCAGCAGATCGTCGCCATCTGCCGCGCTATCGACCTATCCGCCAAAGTGCTGATCCTCGATGAACCCACCGCCAGCCTCGACACCAAAGAAGTGGAGATGCTGTTTACCCTGATGCGCCAGCTGCGGGATCAGGGCGTCAGCCTGATCTTCGTCACCCACTTTCTCGATCAGGTTTACGAAGTGACCGACAGGATCACCGTGCTGCGCAACGGCGCGTTTGTCGGCACCCGCGATACGAAAGATTTGCCGCAGATCGATCTGGTGAAAATGATGCTGGGTCGCGAGCTGGAAACCACTGCGCTTCAGCGTGCCGGGCGGACGCTGCTCAGCGAAAAACCCGTTGCCGCATTCAAAGAGTTCGGCAAGAAAGGGGTGATCAACCCGTTCGATCTTGAAGTACGTCCAGGAGAGATCGTGGGGCTTGCCGGCCTGCTGGGATCGGGCCGTACGGAAACTGCAGAAGTGATCTTCGGCATCAAACCGGCCGACAGCGGCAAGGCGTGGATCAAAGGCAAGCCGCAGACGCTGCGTTCGCCGCATAAGGCCTCCAGCCTCGGCATCGGCTTCTGTCCGGAAGATCGCAAAACCGACGGGATTATTGCCGCCGCCTCGGTGCGGGAAAATATTATTCTGGCGCTTCAGGCCCAGCGCGGCTGGCTGCGTCCTATCCCCCGCCGGGAACAGAATCAGATAGCGGAGCGTTTTATCCGCCAGCTTGGCATCCGCACCCCGAGCGCCGAGCAGCCTGTTGAATTTCTCTCCGGCGGCAACCAGCAAAAAGTTCTGCTTTCGCGCTGGCTGCTGACCAAACCGCAGTTCCTGATCCTCGATGAACCAACGCGTGGCATCGACGTGGGCGCGCACGCTGAAATCATCCGCCTGATCGAAACGCTGTGCGCCGACGGGCTGGCGCTGCTGGTCATCTCTTCGGAGCTTGAGGAGCTGGTGGGCTACGCGGATCGCGTGGTGATCATGCGTGACAGGCAGCAGGTGGCAGAGATCCCACTCGAAGCGCTGTCCGTCTCGGCCATTATGAATGCCATTGCGGCATGA
- the ytfQ gene encoding galactofuranose ABC transporter, galactofuranose-binding protein YtfQ: protein MWKRLLLVSAVTAAMSSMAVAAPLTVGFSQVGSESGWRAAETSVAKSEAQKRGITLKIADGQQKQENQLKAVRSFIAQGVDAIFIAPIVATGWEPVLQEAKEAKIPVFLLDRNIDVKDKSLYMTVVTANNVLEGQLIGEWLLKELNGKQCNVVELQGTVGASVAIDRKKGFADAISKASNVKIIRSQSGDFTRSKGKEVMESFIKAENNGKNICMVYAHNDDMVIGAIQAIKEAGLKPGKDILTGSIDGVPDIYKAMIDGEANASVELTPNMAGPAFDALEKFKKDGTMPEKVTVTKSTLYLPDTAKEELEKKKTMGY from the coding sequence ATGTGGAAGCGCTTACTTTTGGTCTCTGCAGTAACCGCAGCAATGTCGTCTATGGCAGTTGCTGCTCCCTTAACGGTTGGATTTTCGCAGGTAGGCTCTGAATCCGGCTGGCGCGCGGCAGAAACCTCCGTGGCGAAGAGCGAAGCCCAGAAACGTGGTATTACGCTGAAAATCGCCGACGGCCAGCAAAAACAGGAAAACCAGCTTAAAGCCGTACGGTCGTTTATCGCTCAGGGCGTGGACGCTATCTTCATTGCGCCAATTGTCGCCACGGGTTGGGAGCCGGTATTACAGGAAGCCAAAGAGGCCAAAATCCCGGTCTTTCTGCTGGACCGTAACATCGACGTAAAAGACAAATCACTGTACATGACTGTGGTCACCGCCAACAACGTGCTGGAGGGCCAATTGATTGGCGAATGGCTCCTCAAAGAGCTGAACGGCAAGCAGTGTAACGTGGTTGAGCTGCAGGGCACCGTGGGTGCGAGCGTCGCCATCGACCGTAAAAAAGGCTTCGCGGACGCCATCTCTAAAGCCTCCAACGTGAAAATTATCCGCTCCCAGTCCGGCGACTTCACCCGCAGCAAGGGCAAAGAAGTGATGGAGAGCTTCATCAAGGCTGAGAACAACGGCAAAAACATCTGCATGGTCTACGCGCATAACGATGACATGGTCATCGGTGCTATCCAGGCCATTAAAGAAGCGGGCCTGAAGCCGGGCAAAGACATCCTGACCGGCTCCATCGACGGCGTGCCGGATATCTACAAAGCGATGATCGACGGCGAAGCGAACGCCAGCGTAGAGCTGACGCCGAACATGGCTGGCCCGGCGTTTGACGCGTTAGAGAAATTCAAGAAAGACGGCACCATGCCGGAAAAAGTCACCGTGACCAAATCCACGCTCTACCTGCCGGATACCGCGAAAGAAGAGCTTGAGAAGAAAAAAACGATGGGCTACTAA
- the ppa gene encoding inorganic diphosphatase, with amino-acid sequence MSLLNVPAGKDLPEDIYVVIEIPANADPIKYEIDKDTGALFVDRFMSTAMFYPCNYGYINHTLSLDGDPVDVLVPTPYPLAPGSVVRCRPVGVLKMTDEAGEDAKLVAVPHTKLSKEYDHIKDVNDLPELLKAQITHFFEHYKDLEKGKWVKVDGWDNAEAAKAEIVASFERAAKK; translated from the coding sequence ATGAGCTTACTCAACGTCCCGGCGGGTAAAGATCTGCCAGAAGACATCTATGTTGTTATCGAAATCCCGGCCAACGCCGATCCAATCAAATACGAAATCGATAAGGACACCGGCGCGCTGTTCGTAGACCGCTTCATGTCTACCGCGATGTTCTATCCGTGCAACTACGGCTACATCAACCACACCCTGTCCCTGGACGGCGACCCGGTTGACGTGCTGGTCCCAACGCCATACCCGCTGGCACCAGGCTCCGTGGTTCGCTGCCGTCCGGTTGGCGTGTTGAAAATGACCGACGAAGCGGGCGAAGATGCCAAGCTGGTTGCGGTTCCGCACACCAAGCTGAGCAAAGAATACGATCACATCAAAGACGTGAACGACCTGCCAGAGCTGCTGAAAGCGCAGATCACCCACTTCTTCGAGCACTACAAAGACCTCGAAAAAGGCAAGTGGGTTAAAGTTGACGGCTGGGACAACGCAGAAGCGGCGAAAGCCGAAATCGTTGCTTCCTTCGAGCGCGCAGCGAAGAAGTAA
- a CDS encoding gamma-glutamylcyclotransferase → MRIFVYGSLRRKQGNSHWMTNAQWLGDHTQENYVLYSLGHYPGAVPGVGQVIGEVYRIDASTLAELDALRTKGGEYKRQLIQTAQGSAWMYVYQRPVEGLIRIDSGNWLDKDKY, encoded by the coding sequence ATGCGAATATTTGTTTACGGCAGTTTAAGACGCAAGCAGGGCAACAGCCACTGGATGACCAATGCCCAGTGGCTGGGCGATCACACACAGGAAAACTATGTGCTGTATAGCCTTGGCCACTATCCGGGCGCGGTGCCCGGTGTCGGCCAGGTCATTGGCGAGGTTTACCGTATTGATGCCTCAACCCTTGCCGAACTGGATGCCCTGAGAACCAAGGGTGGCGAGTACAAACGCCAGCTAATTCAGACCGCGCAGGGCAGCGCATGGATGTATGTCTACCAGCGCCCGGTGGAGGGATTAATCCGCATCGACAGCGGTAACTGGCTGGATAAAGATAAGTACTAA
- a CDS encoding translocation/assembly module TamB domain-containing protein, whose protein sequence is MSRWKKISLAVLVVILLLIGAVGFLVGTTTGLHVLFNAANRWVPGLDIGSVTGGWRNLSIKGLRYEQPGVDVRAGEINLAVKLGCLRDSSLCVNNFSLKDVDVVVDTKKMPPSAPAPEEDSGPLDLTTPYPLTLERVALNNVNIKIDNTTVSVMEFTSGLNWQERNVTLTPTNLEGLLIALPKVADVAQEEVVEPKINNPQPEEMPLGETLRQLFEKPVLPEMTDVHLPLNLNIEEFRGSNLRLTGDTDLLVSSLLLKVSSIDGNLKLDTLDVDSSQGLVNATGSAQLRDKWPVDLTLNTTLNIDPVKGEKVKMKIGGELRDVLKVGMSLSGPVNLDLTAHTQLAEAGLPLNLEVVSKQLYWPFTDKKEYQADDVKLKFSGKMTDYALSFRAAVKGEQIPPAVITLDGKGNEQQLNLDKLRVAALQGNTDLKAVLDWSKAISWRGELKLDGINTAKQFPDWPAKLDGLVKTSGSLYGGTWQVDVPELKLAGNVKQNKVSVSGKLKGNSYMQWNIPGLHLELGRNSAEVKGELGPKDLKLDASIDAPGLDNALPGLGGTAKGTIKVRGDVKAPQLLADLTANNLRWQELSIARVLLKGDVKSTDQIGGNLNLRIERIAQPGVNLSLVTLEAKGNEKQHQLQLRLQGEPVSGQLSLSGSFDRAEERWKGNLTNTRFETPVGPWSLNRTIALDYRNKEQKISIGPHCWNNPNAELCVPQTIDAGAKGRAIVNLNRFDLAMLKPFMPDTTQASGTFSGKADVSWDSESGGLPQGTVTLNGRGVKVTQDVNNSPLPVSFDTLNLSAELKNNRAQLGWLIRVAKNGQFDGQVQVTDPQGRRNLGGNVNLRGFDLAIANAIFARGEKAAGKLNANLRLGGNVERPQVFGQLQLNGIDIDGNFMPFDMQPSQIAMNFNGMNSTLAGTVRTKQGDIALSGDADWTQLDNWRARVAAKGNKVRITVPPMVRLDVSPDVEFVATPSLFTLDGRVDIPWARIVVHEVPESSVGVSSDEVMLDKDLKPEKPQTAGIPINSNLIIHVGNNVRLDAFGLKAKLNGDLKMVQDRQGLGLNGQINIPEGRFHAYGQDLIVRKGELLFSGPPDQPLLNIEAIRNPEATEDDVIAGVRVTGTADEPKAEIFSDPAMSQQQALSYLLRGQGLNNSGDDGNALASALVGLGVAQSGQVVGKIGETFGVSNLALDTAGVGDSSQVVVSGYVLPGLQVKYGVGIFDSLATLTLRYRLMPKLYLEAVSGIDQALDVLYQFEF, encoded by the coding sequence ATGAGTCGTTGGAAAAAAATAAGCCTCGCGGTGCTGGTTGTTATTTTATTGCTGATTGGCGCGGTAGGTTTTCTGGTGGGGACCACCACCGGCCTGCACGTGCTGTTTAACGCGGCAAACCGCTGGGTGCCGGGGTTGGACATCGGCAGCGTAACCGGCGGCTGGCGCAATCTGAGTATCAAAGGACTGCGCTACGAGCAGCCCGGAGTGGATGTGAGAGCGGGAGAGATAAATCTCGCCGTGAAGCTCGGCTGCCTGCGCGACAGCAGCCTCTGCGTGAATAACTTCTCGCTGAAAGATGTCGACGTGGTTGTGGACACTAAAAAGATGCCGCCATCAGCACCTGCCCCCGAAGAGGACAGCGGACCGCTCGATCTGACCACGCCTTATCCCCTTACGCTTGAGCGCGTAGCGCTCAATAACGTCAATATTAAGATTGATAACACCACCGTCTCGGTGATGGAGTTTACCTCCGGTCTGAACTGGCAGGAGCGTAACGTCACGCTGACGCCGACCAACCTTGAGGGGCTGTTGATCGCCCTGCCGAAGGTGGCAGACGTTGCCCAGGAAGAGGTGGTGGAGCCAAAAATCAACAATCCGCAGCCGGAAGAGATGCCGCTGGGCGAGACGCTCAGGCAGCTGTTCGAAAAGCCCGTTCTGCCGGAGATGACCGACGTTCATCTGCCGCTCAACCTGAATATTGAAGAATTCCGCGGTAGCAACCTGCGCCTGACGGGCGACACGGATCTGCTGGTCAGCAGCCTGCTTTTAAAGGTCAGCAGCATCGACGGCAATCTTAAGCTCGACACGTTGGACGTGGACTCGTCTCAGGGGCTGGTCAACGCCACGGGCAGCGCCCAGCTGCGCGACAAATGGCCGGTCGATTTGACGCTTAACACCACGCTTAATATCGACCCTGTAAAAGGCGAGAAGGTGAAGATGAAGATCGGCGGCGAGCTGCGGGACGTGCTGAAGGTCGGCATGAGCCTCTCCGGCCCGGTCAACCTGGATCTCACTGCGCATACGCAGCTTGCAGAAGCTGGCCTGCCGCTCAACCTGGAGGTGGTCAGCAAACAGCTCTACTGGCCGTTTACCGACAAAAAAGAGTACCAGGCGGACGACGTGAAGCTGAAGTTCAGCGGCAAGATGACGGACTATGCACTGTCGTTCCGCGCCGCAGTGAAGGGCGAGCAGATCCCCCCCGCCGTCATTACGCTGGATGGCAAAGGTAATGAGCAACAGCTTAACCTGGACAAACTGCGCGTTGCAGCACTGCAGGGCAACACCGATCTGAAAGCCGTGCTCGACTGGAGCAAGGCGATTAGCTGGCGCGGGGAGCTGAAGCTCGACGGCATCAATACCGCTAAGCAGTTCCCGGACTGGCCCGCGAAGCTTGACGGGCTGGTAAAAACCAGCGGCAGCCTCTATGGCGGGACCTGGCAGGTAGACGTACCGGAGCTGAAGCTCGCCGGGAACGTGAAGCAGAATAAAGTCAGCGTCTCCGGGAAGCTTAAGGGCAACAGCTACATGCAGTGGAATATTCCGGGGCTGCATCTGGAGCTGGGCCGCAACAGCGCGGAGGTGAAGGGTGAGCTGGGTCCGAAAGATCTGAAGCTGGATGCCAGTATCGACGCGCCGGGTCTGGACAACGCGCTGCCGGGTCTGGGCGGTACGGCGAAGGGCACGATCAAAGTGCGCGGCGACGTTAAAGCGCCACAGCTGCTGGCCGATCTGACCGCCAATAACTTGCGCTGGCAGGAGCTTTCCATCGCGCGCGTATTGCTTAAAGGCGATGTGAAATCTACCGACCAAATTGGCGGCAATCTTAACCTGCGCATCGAGCGTATCGCGCAGCCCGGCGTGAATCTAAGCCTCGTCACGCTGGAAGCGAAAGGCAACGAGAAGCAGCACCAGCTGCAGCTGCGTCTGCAGGGCGAGCCGGTTTCCGGGCAGCTAAGCCTTAGCGGCAGCTTTGACCGGGCAGAGGAGCGCTGGAAGGGTAATCTCACCAACACCCGCTTTGAAACGCCGGTGGGGCCGTGGAGTCTGAACCGGACCATCGCGCTGGATTATCGTAACAAAGAGCAGAAAATCAGCATCGGGCCGCACTGCTGGAACAACCCGAACGCCGAACTGTGCGTACCGCAGACCATTGATGCCGGTGCGAAGGGGCGGGCGATAGTTAATCTTAACCGCTTTGACCTGGCGATGCTCAAGCCCTTTATGCCGGATACCACCCAGGCGAGCGGCACCTTCAGCGGCAAGGCTGATGTGAGCTGGGACAGCGAGTCCGGCGGCCTGCCGCAGGGGACCGTCACGCTTAACGGACGCGGCGTGAAGGTGACGCAGGACGTGAATAACAGCCCGCTGCCGGTATCGTTCGACACGCTTAACCTGAGTGCGGAGCTGAAAAACAATCGCGCCCAGCTGGGCTGGCTGATTCGCGTGGCTAAAAACGGGCAGTTCGACGGCCAGGTGCAGGTAACCGATCCGCAGGGGCGCCGAAATCTTGGCGGCAACGTTAATCTGCGCGGCTTCGATCTGGCTATCGCCAACGCGATATTCGCTCGTGGCGAGAAAGCAGCAGGCAAACTGAATGCTAATCTGCGGCTCGGTGGCAATGTCGAAAGACCGCAGGTCTTCGGGCAGCTACAGCTTAACGGCATAGACATCGACGGAAACTTTATGCCGTTTGATATGCAGCCAAGCCAGATAGCCATGAACTTCAACGGCATGAACTCTACTCTCGCGGGTACCGTGCGTACCAAACAGGGGGACATCGCCCTGAGCGGGGACGCGGACTGGACTCAGCTAGATAACTGGCGCGCGCGCGTGGCGGCGAAAGGTAACAAAGTGCGCATCACCGTGCCGCCAATGGTGCGGCTGGACGTTTCGCCGGACGTTGAATTTGTCGCCACGCCTAGTCTGTTCACACTTGATGGGCGTGTCGATATTCCGTGGGCGCGTATTGTGGTGCATGAGGTTCCGGAAAGCTCGGTTGGCGTTTCCAGCGATGAGGTGATGCTTGATAAGGACCTGAAGCCGGAGAAACCGCAAACCGCAGGCATTCCGATTAACAGCAACCTGATTATCCACGTCGGCAACAACGTGCGGCTTGACGCCTTCGGTCTGAAAGCGAAGCTGAATGGCGATCTGAAAATGGTGCAGGACCGCCAGGGGCTGGGGCTGAATGGCCAGATCAATATCCCGGAAGGGCGCTTCCACGCCTACGGCCAGGATCTGATTGTGCGTAAAGGGGAGCTGCTGTTCTCCGGGCCGCCGGATCAGCCGCTGCTGAACATCGAGGCGATCCGTAATCCGGAGGCGACCGAAGATGACGTTATTGCCGGCGTCCGCGTCACGGGAACGGCGGATGAGCCGAAAGCCGAAATATTTTCCGATCCGGCCATGTCCCAGCAGCAAGCGTTGTCCTACCTGCTTCGCGGCCAGGGTTTAAACAATTCTGGTGACGACGGCAACGCATTAGCATCTGCACTTGTTGGTCTGGGGGTTGCACAAAGTGGGCAGGTTGTGGGTAAAATCGGCGAGACGTTTGGCGTAAGCAATCTGGCACTGGATACCGCAGGGGTAGGAGATTCCTCCCAGGTGGTGGTCAGCGGCTATGTACTGCCGGGTCTCCAGGTGAAATATGGTGTGGGTATCTTTGACTCGTTGGCGACGCTGACGCTCCGTTATCGCCTGATGCCTAAGCTGTATCTGGAAGCGGTGTCTGGCATAGATCAGGCACTTGATGTGCTCTATCAGTTTGAGTTTTAG